The following are from one region of the bacterium genome:
- a CDS encoding GxxExxY protein has translation MNADFQDFKHKELTEKIIKAFYKVYNTLGYGFLEKVYENAMVIELTKLDIPAIPQSPIKVIYEGKVVGDYLADILVNNKVIVELKSTKCLADEHEAQLLNYLKATEIEVGLLLNFGPKPEVKRKAFDNIGK, from the coding sequence ATGAACGCAGATTTTCAAGATTTTAAACATAAAGAATTAACCGAGAAGATCATAAAGGCATTCTACAAAGTTTATAATACACTGGGATATGGTTTTCTGGAGAAGGTGTATGAGAATGCGATGGTGATTGAATTGACAAAGTTAGATATTCCGGCAATACCTCAATCTCCTATCAAGGTTATTTATGAGGGGAAGGTTGTTGGGGATTATTTAGCAGATATTTTGGTCAATAACAAAGTGATTGTAGAACTTAAATCTACAAAGTGCCTTGCAGACGAACACGAGGCACAACTTTTAAATTATCTTAAAGCAACAGAGATAGAAGTGGGATTATTACTTAATTTTGGACCTAAACCAGAAGTTAAACGAAAGGCATTTGATAATATTGGAAAATAG
- the pstC gene encoding phosphate ABC transporter permease subunit PstC — MRYRERFIQFGLLITAFSTIAILILIALFILKEGLPIILKAGIKDFICGTNWSPREGRFEIFPMIMGSLWITVGALIFSLPLSLACAIYLAEFSTQKTSKILKPIIELLAGIPSVVYGFMGIVILFPVIRNYLGGPGPCILAASIILGIMILPTITSISIDSLKAVPHLYREGSLALGATRWQTIKMVVLPAARSGIIAGIILGVGRAVGETMAVIMIAGNSVIIPDSILDPARTLTANIALEMSFAIGEHRQALFATGIVLFIIIMILNTIANFMARREV; from the coding sequence TTGAGGTATCGTGAACGATTTATTCAGTTTGGCTTGTTAATTACCGCCTTTTCAACCATCGCTATCCTTATTTTAATCGCTTTATTTATCTTAAAAGAAGGATTGCCGATTATTCTAAAAGCAGGAATAAAGGATTTTATTTGTGGGACTAATTGGTCACCCAGAGAAGGAAGATTTGAGATATTCCCAATGATTATGGGCTCATTATGGATAACTGTTGGTGCTCTTATATTTAGTCTGCCGTTAAGTCTTGCCTGTGCTATTTACTTAGCTGAATTTTCCACACAGAAGACAAGTAAAATTCTTAAACCAATAATTGAACTTTTAGCGGGCATCCCATCCGTAGTTTATGGATTTATGGGGATAGTAATATTATTTCCAGTGATTCGTAATTATCTGGGTGGGCCGGGACCTTGTATTTTAGCCGCCTCAATCATTCTTGGGATAATGATTTTACCGACGATTACCAGTATTTCAATTGATTCACTTAAGGCTGTTCCACATTTATATCGGGAGGGGTCATTAGCCTTAGGGGCAACGCGATGGCAAACAATAAAAATGGTCGTCCTCCCGGCGGCACGCTCGGGCATTATTGCAGGTATTATCCTCGGTGTAGGACGGGCAGTGGGAGAGACAATGGCGGTCATTATGATTGCTGGAAATTCAGTTATCATTCCTGATTCAATACTTGACCCGGCTCGCACCCTGACAGCAAATATTGCCTTAGAAATGAGTTTTGCTATTGGAGAACACCGCCAGGCACTGTTTGCCACAGGAATTGTCTTATTCATTATCATTATGATTTTAAATACCATTGCCAATTTTATGGCAAGACGGGAGGTATAA
- a CDS encoding phosphate ABC transporter substrate-binding protein yields MYRLIFCMLFSCLAIGCAKSNIETINIAGSTAFQPFAEKLAEEYMAGKNDVRINVQGGGSAVGIQSAQSGVAQIGMADMVTLPKEAQGLNTVVVAKDAVVLIVHPNNKIANLTPLQIQQIFSGQVKKWKEVGGEDKPITVISREEGSGTRVSFEELLLAGTKVSAGALIQDSSGAVRTMVENDPNSISYLTYGLVTDRVKSLKIDGVSPTLQNIKKGRYKIIRPIFLLTKGPAEGKIGEFIEFILSEQGQQLISDYGLIPVK; encoded by the coding sequence ATGTATCGGTTAATTTTTTGTATGTTATTTTCTTGTCTGGCAATTGGATGTGCAAAATCTAATATTGAAACGATAAATATAGCTGGTTCGACGGCTTTTCAACCATTTGCAGAGAAACTCGCGGAAGAATATATGGCAGGGAAGAATGATGTTCGAATTAATGTTCAAGGAGGAGGTTCTGCGGTAGGAATTCAATCGGCACAAAGCGGTGTGGCTCAAATTGGTATGGCAGATATGGTCACATTGCCAAAAGAGGCGCAAGGATTGAATACTGTTGTTGTGGCAAAAGATGCCGTGGTGTTGATTGTTCATCCAAATAATAAAATTGCGAATTTAACGCCACTCCAAATCCAACAAATATTTAGCGGTCAGGTAAAAAAGTGGAAAGAAGTAGGTGGGGAAGATAAACCAATTACGGTCATTTCAAGAGAAGAAGGTTCTGGAACACGGGTCTCCTTTGAAGAATTACTGTTAGCCGGAACCAAAGTTAGTGCTGGTGCTCTTATTCAGGATTCAAGTGGTGCTGTTAGAACAATGGTTGAAAATGACCCAAATTCTATTAGTTACCTCACTTATGGACTTGTTACTGACAGGGTAAAATCCTTAAAAATAGATGGAGTGTCGCCCACCTTACAAAATATCAAAAAAGGCAGGTATAAAATCATTCGACCGATTTTCTTGCTTACGAAAGGACCAGCGGAAGGAAAAATAGGAGAATTTATAGAATTTATCCTTTCTGAACAAGGGCAACAACTAATCTCAGACTACGGATTGATTCCGGTTAAATAA
- a CDS encoding DedA family protein, with protein sequence MVTKILEFLASIVVAIINAAGYWGIGIAMAIESACIPLPSEIIMPFSGYLISEGRFQIFWVVVAGTLGNLVGSIIAYWVGLIGGRPFILKYGKYILMTRHDMDVAERWFNKYGDLTIFFTRNMPVIRTFISLPAGIAKMNFLKFCLYTTLGSVPWNIALTYFGMIFGAKWHSTLSPIFHKFDVLIGICIIILLYIFIKRHLHHRSSE encoded by the coding sequence ATGGTAACAAAAATACTTGAATTTTTAGCATCAATTGTTGTCGCAATTATTAATGCCGCAGGATATTGGGGAATAGGAATAGCTATGGCTATTGAAAGTGCGTGTATTCCCCTACCCTCTGAAATTATTATGCCTTTTTCAGGATATCTCATATCAGAAGGTAGATTTCAGATATTTTGGGTAGTGGTTGCTGGCACATTAGGTAACCTGGTTGGGTCAATCATCGCTTATTGGGTTGGATTAATAGGAGGAAGACCTTTTATCTTGAAATATGGTAAATATATCCTGATGACCCGGCATGATATGGATGTAGCTGAGCGATGGTTTAACAAATACGGTGACTTAACCATATTTTTTACCCGCAATATGCCTGTTATCAGAACATTTATCTCATTGCCTGCTGGCATAGCCAAAATGAATTTCCTTAAATTCTGTCTTTATACCACTCTTGGTTCTGTGCCCTGGAATATTGCTCTGACATACTTTGGGATGATTTTTGGAGCAAAATGGCACTCAACATTATCACCTATATTCCATAAATTTGATGTCTTAATAGGTATATGTATCATTATCTTACTCTATATCTTTATTAAACGTCATCTTCACCATAGGAGTAGTGAGTAA